The sequence TTCCATGACTCACGACTTCGCTGTCACGGAAAAATACGCCATATTCACTGATTTGCAGATCCATTTTGACTTGATGGAGATTATGAGAGGAAGATCGCCGGTGATTATTTATTCCCGTAAAGTTCCTCGAGTCGGGATCATGCATAAATATGCAAATGATGATAATGAAATGAGTTGGATTGTTCCTCCGGGATTGAACATTTTTCATGTGGCGAATGCGTGGGAAGAAGACGGCGGAGACGACACGGTGGTGATGGTGGCGTCTTATGCGTTATCAGCTGAGCAGGCGTGGGAAAATCATGATTTGACGCAGTTCAGAATGGAGAAAATTGTGATAAATGTGAAGGATAAGACATTGGAGAGGTATCCATTGTCCACCAAAGTTCTTGAATTCGGAGGTGTTAATCCAGCTTACGCAAAAAAGAAGACAAGGTACGTAACAGTACTATATGCAGATCGATCGGAAAATTAACATGAGCAATAAACTAAAACatagaaattaattaatattatttttttgtcgcagatatatttaagaattaatttttaataataaaaacagtTTAATATTAAGTTGAATTATGATAAGTATTGCAGAAAATCTTCTAGAGAGTATTTtatataattgatttttttttttgccataaaatatatatcattgtTCAGAAGATCATTCATTTGATATAACTAGCTAGAGTAAAGATTTATAAACTTAAGAtctaataaataagaaaaaaaatttatgtacgTGCACATGAATGTCATAAATAGGTTATACAATacctttaaaattataaaattatttcaattaATTAAGAGATCTTTCTATTAGTTTATTTgacataattttataatttcaaagaCAACGTGTAACCGTGTGTGTAATATTctttgtatatataatatatctcaataaattaaatgaaatcTATGCATAAAATATTTGCGATGACATTAATTTTGATCTATCGAAATTTTCGGTGAGTTATATTATGTTGTTATGATCATATCTATATGTAGttagaaaaatattaatttttttgaattaattaaaaaaaattaaaatttggggAAACTTAAAGATGTTTGTGCATCAAGccaaatttattattatgtatTGGACTGTTTTTTTATAGGTCAACATTAATGTTTTGTAAATTTCACAaccaaatatttattctttgaCATGAAGGATGTGTGTTATGTTCCTGTCAACTGGATTAAATTTTGGTTAATAGTAGATACAAATTTGGACAATTCTCCTCATAACTTGagctaactttttttttttttttttgaagcaagATCTAACTTTTAATATGTAGTTAGATCCCAATCAATTATctataactatatatatatatatatatatatatatatatatatatatatatactcttGTAATCATAAAAAAGAGTAATCACGTTTGACTGAAAACTTATGATCAGTAAAGTgcacattaattttttttaatagaaGGAGCCCCAAAAAAACCTATGAAAATTGTTGaatttaaacttaaaagttttttatataaaattttgaaagtgATAATTTGCAAATAATTAACATGTGTTGCAGGAAAGTCACAtgtgtatatatttttatagaGTTTGAAAAAACAAATGTGCATACTATTAGATACTATTTGGTACATTGAATGAAAATGAGATGATCCACAAAATTTTATTATCCcatgtttcttttatttttttgttaatctAATGTCATCTCATGACCCGATATGACATTACATGTGGGCTTGATGAAAAATTTCTTCCAACCCATGGTATTAGTGGAGGATGAGTAGAAATTAGAAAAGACAATATCCATATATCCACATATCTCTCAAGATATCACTCCCTAAATCTGAAGTTGTAtcaattatattttattgaataatatattttaaaaaaactattttttatatatttattttaataagatCAGTATCAACTTAAAAGAAATATGAAGTCTCTGTATATGGATTGAAAAAATTAGAGTGATGCACTTATGTTACTCTTAGGTACATATACTCAGCAATGCTAGATACTCCAGAGTTGTCTGTAAGGTTGGTGAAATTAGATGCATCGATCATAGATTGTGACGATTATATCTTGGCTAGTCAGTTATATGGATCGGCTTGTATCAGAGGCGAACCGATATTCGTGCCAAAGGATCCTAATAATCTTGATGCGGAGGAAGACGATGGTTACTTAATTACTTATGTTCATAATGAGAATACAAATGAGTCGATATTTTTTGTGATGGATGCCAAGTCCCCATCTTTTGAAACTATTGCTGCCGTTAAGCTTCCACTGAGGGTGCCTTCAGGATTCCATGAAATATTTGTGCCTGACAATATactcaataaattaaatattatcacctagctagctagctaatGTTGATTAATGTTACGAAACGTTGTGATTTTTGTTGATTATGATATGATTAGCACTGTCTAATTATAGGTATCTCATATGATATATGTTACATTTGGACAGAAGGAGTGAAGGACAGTGCATTTGATTTCAAATATGAATATACAATCctctcaaaaaaaatatatgaatataCAAACTATATCTATTTTACTCaattaaaatgaaatattttatttctgtCTTCCATGAAATCCATTTATTTCAAACTCTTTAGTTCCAAAATCCTCTACCCCACGAATCTAATCTCACCATCCAAACACAACTTTAACTTATTTTTGTCTTCGAAATGATTTATATATGTTACGAGTAGGCGCCATGAATTtatgaaataaatcatttttgGTTTGTACGAATCTAATTAATCTCACTATCCAGATTCCAAACACAACTTTAACTTATTTTTTATTCGAAATGATTTATATATATGCGATATTTAATCTTTGTATATGTATCTATCATACTTTCGTCCAAAACTCAATTTTCACTAATTTCAACTAGGTGgactataaattaattaatctgTAATGCAGTAGTAGATCGATGCTACAAACACATGCATTGGACCAAATTAAATACGTGAGTTCGCtaagattttgatttttgtgtAAGATTATGAAATATTCCATGCATCGTGGttatactttttttttaaaaaaatttataaaattatttcaaataaattcacGAAAAGATCTTTTCGCTTaaagataattttataatttcaagaTAACATTACTCTATTCTTTACTTTGTAGGAGAATCGAACTCTTGATATTTGGTCAAGTGCTCACTTACTCCACCAACTAAGACACTCATTTTTCCTTGGGCGAGTTGCACCTATTTTTGCATGTAACTCTTCTAAAGAAAATCCCAATCTTATTTGTGTTTCGAATTATGTGGATTTGAGTCAAAAAATTCTTACTCACATAAAATGCTATTTTCGatattgaaaatattatttttcacggTCGTTTTCAGTTTGATTTTACTCAAGGATTTTAGTATAACTTTTAGTTGTTTTCAGTTTGATTTTACTCAAGGATTTTAGTATAACTTTTATAAGTTTGAACAAGGGGGCGAATATATATCCATCCAAAAGGCAGCCAATTAAATAAGACCGAAATAATCGACACTACTCTGTCtactcttttaatttttttaatttctacTATCATCAACTAGTAAATTTCTACCAACCTCGACTAGTGGGAATTGAAGAGTCCCACCCTTTGCCGTCGCCCAAGGAATCCAAAACCTAGGATTATGTAAGCTCTAGGAAAATATGGGAAAAGAAGGAAGGAGAAAGAAACAGAAAAGaaatgatgattttttttgtttggaAGTTGGTTATAAAAAAGGAaagaataatttaaatttatttggaaatttttttttgagtgtATTTCTTTTTCATTTCCTCTCATTTTTTGGAGAAAAATATCTTGAATTTGAAGCTTTGATTTTTCCActcatttattttcttttccctCCCTTTAAAAACTCACTAACAACACTTTTAAAACATTTCCGGGAGCTTTAACATCAGTTTAGTTCATATTCGTGTTGAACAGGACTCCTCCACGCCATGTACGAGAGAAAATCTTATGCTACGAATTGgtagaatattttattttacaaaaataattttttgacaCGTGTTTTTTTTCTCAACTTCATCAACATTCAATTTCTCTCTCCACCAAATCTAAGTGACAAAAAATAATTGGAGTAACTCTCAAGGGGTGTCCAAGTTCATCGAGCAGGTGAGTGATTTGCCATTGGTTGGAGTTCGATTCCCCTTTGTCAACACCTTCTTGAACCAGTTGTCTACAAGATTTGCTTAGTACTATTTATTTGACTAGACTAATTTGTAAGTTATTGCGTTAGTCTGAAATTTTATCCAGTGCGTACCGAAAGATATCGATCAAAAATTTTCATGTTATTAAAGAAATGGTGCAACATGTAATGTTAGCACAACCTTAAATGTTTGGTTATTGGATCCAGAACAGGGCTCCAAGTCCTCGAATTACTCGTTGTCAATCTTTAGCTCTCCAGATTCCAAGCTTAAGCATTAATCATGACTTTCGTTTTGGGTTCGCTTACTCCACACATATTGATAAGTATtcatttttaaatgtttattattGAAGCAATGCATGTACAAATAGGATTTAACTTAccattttgcaaatcttgtaATCAAGATCAAATTTTGGGAGGAACTTTGGACATCCATGTGGATTTTCTTCAAGATTTTCATCCCACGAAGTCGGAGCAGTAGCGGGATTAACCCCATATGAAATTTGCCGAAATGGTGAAATCAAAGCGTCAAAGCCTAACAAGAATCTCAAGCCAGCTGttctttttggttttttttttaattattattatttaaagtaaattttttattttatttaatttttttttcgaatGAAACTGTTCAAAGACTTACGCAATCAAAGAAAGAGGTCGTTTATATATGCTGACAAGATGGTACTAACTTGTCTGTCATCATCAACGAACCCGATTATTCttatcaatattttaaaaagctTGATTAAGCATCGCTTAATCTCATTTAAGCTTGAATCTTTTCTAAAACGCTTCGCTTCGGCCAAAAGCGATAAAAAAAACGATCAAACATAGGTTGATCATGTCAAGTGTCATTAAATACGCATAAATGTGATTTTTCTAAAAaccaaaattgattaataaaacaaaaatatattataaattagcGTTTTTACTAGTGAATGATTGTTAGCAATGttagaaatatataatattgtatGGCCAAGTGTAGCGATAATGTGAATGCAAAACATATTGAGGGATTTTCCAGCTAATGTTTTAAATTAGAtcaattaatttagtttatgtTCGATGACATAAGAtattgttgaagtatgcttctatcagattgaatgggtatagagaagagatcggatcgaatagtacagatcagatgagctcggtgatcagatgagttcatggccaGATCAATTACTGGGGTCAGATCGAAGTGATGGTCAGAcgagtcttcggatgagttcatgcagatagattgctcgagtattgtgacttggttaagaagtcagatgaagtgtccGAAAAAGCTATACGCTTGCAGGCAGATCGAAATACGAGGGCAGATCAGATtgatgaatgaaggcttatcggGCTGGACCAGGTTGACTTTATATTTGGGtcgtaagttactgttgacctaaagctcaagatgaaagtcggtgtaattttctatataagcagatggaagctgaCCGTAACGAGAAGAACATAAAATctaaattcttcagaatatattgagagagaagaagaagaagagatttcggaggagaaaactaagcgtagattgtgacgggaagattcaagtatcaatagcttgaatcgtgtctgtatctagcttgatAGTTTGTCTGAGTCCATCTttgtaataagctctgttcttgagcttgggttgtttctgttggtgattaataaaagtgttgtgttgctctcccgtggacgtaggcaaatctTTGCCGAACCACATAAATACTTGCGTTGTTTATTGCTTTCGCGTGAGTGTGTGAGTTTGATCTGTGTGCATTGGTTTTATCTGTTCTGGGATTGTGTTGTTATTCTTGTGTATTCGTTTGCCTGGTGAATTCTCGATAACCAAAtttcggattgattcctaacaagtggcgccgtctgtgaaaaactaagcaaagatggtgtgatcaatgaagtttgatatcgaGAAGTTCACGGGCAAGAACGATTTCTCGCTCTTGAGGATTAAGATGCGTGCAATCCTGATACAACAAGGATTGGTGGAGGCTCTTAAGAATAAGGAGGATATGTCCgatgagataaagaacaaggatgaattgCTCGAGAAAGCACACAGTGCAATTATTCTCTGTCTGGGAGATAGACCTCTTCGGGAGGTGGCCAGAAAAGAATCTGCAGCGGCGGTGTGGCTTAAACTCGAAAATTTATACATGACGAAATCCCTGGCTAATCGTCTGTACATGAAACAAAGATTGTATTCCTTTGTAATCAAGGATGAGAAGAACCTTGAAGACCAGATCgaagaattcaccaagatattggatgacttggagaCTATTGAAGTAAAGCTTGAGGATGAAGATCGGGCTTTGATACTTTTGACTGCTCTTCCaaaagcatatgaaaatttcagaGATTCTTTGCTATATGGAAGAGAACAGACAATAACCTTGGAGGAAGTTATGTCtgctattcaatccaaggaacttcagagaaaatcaaacacaaacactgaatcacatggagaaggtCTTACGGCGAGGGGTAGAAGTGATAAGAGGACATCCAGTGGGAAATACAGGCCAAAGTccagatcgaagagtcaaggaagataccagaacagaaacttgggtaatatgaagtgctatgcctgtcagaaggttggacatctgcgaagagattgcccggaaaggaaaggaaagcaacatgaaaaatccaaggatgatggtactctggccgtagctacagatggatatgactcagcagaagtattggtggtttcTAAAGGTGATCAGAACCACGAATGGATATTGGATTCAGGATactcctttcacatgtgtcctataagatcttggtttgaaaaattggaggaatcggatcagggcatggtactgttggggaataatcaatcatgcaGAATAAAGGGCTCTAGaaatatcagaataaggatgcatgatgggatcgacagagtactcaccaaggtgaggtatgtgcccgagttgaagagaaacttgatattattgggaacacttgatgctcagggatattcattcaaatcagAAGCAGTCAGTATCTCAGTG is a genomic window of Henckelia pumila isolate YLH828 unplaced genomic scaffold, ASM3356847v2 CTG_477:::fragment_3, whole genome shotgun sequence containing:
- the LOC140872871 gene encoding probable carotenoid cleavage dioxygenase 4, chloroplastic — its product is MTHDFAVTEKYAIFTDLQIHFDLMEIMRGRSPVIIYSRKVPRVGIMHKYANDDNEMSWIVPPGLNIFHVANAWEEDGGDDTVVMVASYALSAEQAWENHDLTQFRMEKIVINVKDKTLERYPLSTKVLEFGGVNPAYAKKKTRYIYSAMLDTPELSVRLVKLDASIIDCDDYILASQLYGSACIRGEPIFVPKDPNNLDAEEDDGYLITYVHNENTNESIFFVMDAKSPSFETIAAVKLPLRVPSGFHEIFVPDNILNKLNIIT